The proteins below come from a single Agrobacterium vitis genomic window:
- a CDS encoding NADH-quinone oxidoreductase subunit M codes for MTDWPILSTVTFLPLVGVALLLLMNGDTPSGRRNVLNISLLTTVATFIVSLFIWIGFDNANPGFQMVENHPWLGTGIAYHLGVDGISMLFVVLTAFLMPFCVLASWTSVQKRIKEYMIAFLILEVMMVGVFVSLDIVLFYVFFEAGLIPMFIIIGVWGGKDRVYASYKFFLYTLLGSVLMMLAIMAMYWDAGTTDIAALLAHKFPPHLQTVLWLAFFASFAVKMPMWPVHTWLPDAHVQAPTAGSVILAGIMLKLGGYGFIRFSLAMFPLASDYFAPAVFALSVIAIIYTSLVALMQEDMKKLIAYSSIAHMGYVTMGIFAANTQGLQGAVFQMISHGFVSGALFLCVGVIYDRMHTREIVAYGGLANNMPKYALAFMIFTMANVGLPGTSGFIGEFLTLIGAFRANSWVALFAATGVILSAAYALWLYRRVVFGALDKESLKALLDLSFREKVTLYPLIALTILFGVYPAPIFDVTTASVDALLNNYTAALQAAQNVALLVN; via the coding sequence ATGACCGATTGGCCAATTCTTTCAACGGTCACCTTTCTGCCGCTGGTCGGGGTTGCCCTGCTGCTGCTGATGAATGGCGACACTCCGTCCGGACGCCGGAACGTTCTCAACATTTCGCTGTTGACGACGGTCGCGACCTTCATTGTCTCGCTGTTCATCTGGATCGGTTTCGATAACGCCAATCCAGGCTTCCAGATGGTGGAAAATCATCCCTGGCTCGGCACCGGCATCGCCTATCACCTCGGCGTCGATGGCATTTCTATGCTTTTCGTGGTGTTGACGGCGTTTCTCATGCCATTCTGCGTGCTCGCCAGCTGGACCTCGGTCCAGAAGCGGATCAAGGAATACATGATCGCCTTCCTCATCCTTGAAGTGATGATGGTCGGCGTGTTCGTGTCGCTCGATATCGTGCTTTTCTACGTGTTCTTCGAAGCTGGCCTGATCCCGATGTTCATCATCATCGGTGTCTGGGGTGGCAAGGATCGCGTCTACGCTTCCTATAAGTTCTTCCTCTATACGCTGCTCGGCTCCGTGCTGATGATGCTGGCGATCATGGCGATGTACTGGGATGCCGGCACGACCGATATCGCAGCGCTTCTGGCTCATAAATTCCCGCCGCACCTGCAGACGGTGCTATGGCTGGCCTTCTTCGCCTCGTTTGCGGTAAAGATGCCGATGTGGCCTGTCCACACTTGGCTTCCCGACGCCCACGTCCAGGCGCCGACCGCTGGTTCGGTCATTCTGGCGGGCATCATGCTGAAGCTCGGCGGTTATGGGTTCATCCGCTTTTCGCTGGCGATGTTCCCGCTAGCCTCCGACTATTTTGCACCGGCGGTCTTTGCGCTCTCCGTTATCGCCATCATCTACACCTCGCTTGTGGCGCTGATGCAGGAGGATATGAAGAAGCTGATTGCCTATTCCTCCATTGCTCACATGGGTTATGTGACGATGGGTATCTTTGCGGCCAATACCCAAGGATTGCAGGGTGCGGTTTTCCAGATGATCAGCCACGGCTTTGTCTCAGGCGCGCTGTTTCTCTGCGTCGGCGTGATCTATGATCGCATGCATACCCGCGAAATCGTCGCCTATGGCGGTCTCGCCAACAACATGCCGAAATACGCGCTGGCCTTTATGATCTTCACTATGGCCAATGTCGGCCTGCCTGGCACCTCGGGCTTTATCGGCGAATTCCTGACGCTGATCGGTGCGTTCCGGGCCAATAGCTGGGTGGCATTGTTTGCTGCCACCGGCGTTATCCTGTCGGCAGCCTACGCGCTCTGGCTCTATCGCCGGGTCGTTTTCGGAGCGCTGGACAAGGAGAGCCTGAAAGCGCTTCTCGATCTGTCGTTCCGCGAAAAGGTCACGCTTTATCCGTTGATCGCGCTCACCATCCTGTTCGGT
- the nuoL gene encoding NADH-quinone oxidoreductase subunit L, with the protein MLLYKTIVFLPLLGALIAGLFGRQIGAKASEFITTGFMVLTAALSWYVFISVGFGHSELIKVPVLRWIQVGGIDVEWALRIDTLTAVMLVVVNSVSTLVHLYSIGYMHHDPHRPRFFSYLSLFTFAMLMLVTSDNLLQMFFGWEGVGLASYLLIGFWFKKPSATAAAMKAFIVNRVGDFGFILGIATLFVLFGSINFETIFASAQTYLPAEGAPAGDAVINLFGMHLDKGHAVTAACLLLFMGAMGKSAQFLLHTWLPDAMEGPTPVSALIHAATMVTAGVFLVARMSPVFELSPDALMVVTIVGAITAFFAATVGLVQNDIKRVIAYSTCSQLGYMFVALGVGAYGAAIFHLFTHAFFKALLFLGAGSVIHAVDGEQDMRHMGGLRKHIPVTFWAMTIGNLALTGVGIPGTMIGTAGFFSKDAIIESSFAAGTGVSTFAFVLLVIAALFTSFYSWRLAFMTFFGKPRASHEVMHHVHESPQVMLVPLYLLTAGALFAGFIFHDYFFGEAYAEFWKGALFTGAHNEVLHEVHHVPTWVKLSPFVAMLVGLVTAWYMYIKSPETPKKLAQSQWLLYQFLLNKWYFDELYDFLFVRSAKALGRFLWKKGDVATIDAYGPNGVAAGVAGLTQRVVRLQSGYLYHYAFAMLLGIAALITWMMLGSSI; encoded by the coding sequence ATGCTATTGTATAAGACAATCGTCTTTCTTCCGCTGCTTGGCGCGCTCATCGCCGGCCTGTTCGGTCGCCAGATCGGCGCCAAGGCATCGGAATTCATCACCACCGGCTTCATGGTGCTGACTGCGGCCCTGTCCTGGTACGTGTTCATCTCGGTTGGCTTCGGTCATTCTGAGCTGATCAAGGTTCCGGTTTTACGCTGGATTCAGGTCGGTGGCATCGACGTTGAATGGGCGCTGAGGATCGATACGCTGACAGCGGTCATGCTGGTGGTGGTCAACAGCGTCTCGACGCTGGTGCATCTCTATTCCATCGGCTACATGCATCACGATCCGCATCGTCCACGCTTTTTCAGCTATCTGTCGCTGTTTACCTTTGCAATGTTGATGCTGGTCACGTCAGACAATCTCCTGCAGATGTTCTTCGGCTGGGAAGGCGTCGGTCTGGCCTCTTATCTGTTGATCGGTTTCTGGTTCAAGAAGCCTTCGGCAACGGCTGCTGCGATGAAAGCCTTCATCGTCAACCGTGTCGGCGACTTTGGCTTTATTCTCGGCATCGCCACGCTGTTCGTGCTGTTTGGCTCGATCAATTTCGAAACGATTTTCGCTTCTGCTCAGACATATCTGCCAGCCGAAGGCGCACCTGCCGGTGACGCTGTCATCAATCTGTTCGGTATGCATCTCGACAAGGGCCATGCGGTAACCGCAGCCTGCCTGCTGCTGTTCATGGGGGCCATGGGTAAGTCGGCACAGTTCCTGCTGCATACCTGGCTGCCGGATGCGATGGAGGGGCCGACACCGGTTTCGGCTCTGATCCACGCGGCAACCATGGTCACCGCCGGTGTCTTCCTCGTCGCCCGCATGTCGCCGGTCTTCGAACTGTCGCCGGATGCCCTGATGGTCGTCACCATCGTCGGTGCGATCACTGCCTTCTTTGCGGCAACTGTCGGTCTCGTGCAGAACGACATCAAACGGGTGATTGCCTATTCGACCTGCTCGCAGCTTGGCTACATGTTCGTGGCGCTTGGCGTCGGTGCTTATGGGGCGGCTATTTTCCACCTGTTCACGCACGCATTCTTCAAGGCCCTGTTGTTCCTTGGTGCCGGTTCGGTCATTCACGCCGTGGATGGTGAACAGGACATGCGTCACATGGGTGGGCTTCGCAAGCATATCCCAGTGACCTTCTGGGCGATGACCATCGGCAATCTGGCGCTGACAGGTGTCGGCATTCCTGGAACGATGATCGGTACGGCAGGCTTCTTCTCCAAGGATGCGATTATCGAATCCTCCTTTGCCGCTGGCACAGGTGTTTCAACCTTTGCCTTCGTGCTTCTGGTCATTGCCGCCCTGTTCACTAGCTTCTATTCCTGGCGCCTGGCGTTCATGACCTTCTTCGGCAAGCCGCGCGCCTCGCACGAAGTCATGCATCATGTGCATGAATCACCTCAGGTCATGCTGGTGCCGCTTTACCTTCTGACCGCAGGAGCCTTGTTCGCTGGCTTTATCTTCCATGACTATTTCTTTGGCGAAGCCTATGCCGAGTTCTGGAAGGGTGCGCTGTTTACCGGTGCGCATAATGAAGTCCTCCACGAGGTGCATCACGTTCCGACCTGGGTGAAGCTCAGCCCGTTTGTTGCTATGCTCGTCGGCCTGGTCACCGCTTGGTACATGTATATCAAGTCGCCGGAAACGCCGAAGAAGCTGGCGCAAAGCCAGTGGCTTCTCTACCAATTCCTGCTCAACAAGTGGTATTTCGACGAGCTTTATGACTTCCTCTTCGTACGGTCGGCCAAGGCGCTTGGACGGTTCCTGTGGAAGAAGGGCGATGTTGCCACCATTGATGCCTATGGTCCGAATGGCGTTGCTGCCGGGGTCGCAGGTCTGACGCAGCGGGTTGTCCGGCTGCAATCCGGCTATCTCTACCACTATGCGTTCGCAATGCTGCTCGGAATTGCAGCGCTTATTACCTGGATGATGCTCGGGAGTTCGATCTGA
- the nuoK gene encoding NADH-quinone oxidoreductase subunit NuoK, with amino-acid sequence MEIGLSHYLTVSAILFMLGVFGIFLNRKNIIVILMSVELILLAVNVNMVAFSSFLNDIVGQVFALFILTVAAAEAAIGLAILVVFYRNRGSIAVEDVNMMKG; translated from the coding sequence ATGGAAATCGGACTTTCCCATTATCTCACCGTCAGCGCGATCCTGTTCATGCTGGGCGTCTTCGGTATCTTCCTCAACCGAAAGAACATCATCGTTATTCTGATGTCGGTGGAACTCATTCTTCTGGCGGTAAACGTCAACATGGTGGCCTTCTCATCATTCCTCAATGATATCGTCGGCCAGGTTTTCGCGCTGTTTATCCTGACCGTCGCGGCTGCGGAAGCGGCGATCGGCCTTGCTATCCTCGTTGTCTTCTACCGCAACCGCGGATCGATCGCCGTTGAAGACGTCAACATGATGAAGGGCTGA
- a CDS encoding NADH-quinone oxidoreductase subunit J, whose protein sequence is MGLQAIFFYLFAFVAIASAFMVISSRNPVHSVLFLILTFVNAAGLFMLTGAEFLAMILLVVYVGAVAVLFLFVVMMLDIDFTELRAGASKHGPLAALIGAIVAAELIFVIGGSVISPAAKQAITMPIPALADRQNTAALGDVLYTNYVFFFQIAGLVLLVAMIGAIVLTLRHRQHIKRQNIAYQVARGPATAIKVVKVKPGQGI, encoded by the coding sequence ATGGGTCTTCAGGCAATCTTTTTCTACCTTTTCGCCTTTGTCGCGATTGCGTCGGCGTTCATGGTTATTTCGTCACGCAATCCGGTTCATTCGGTTTTGTTCCTCATCCTCACCTTCGTCAACGCGGCTGGTCTGTTCATGCTGACGGGTGCCGAGTTCCTGGCGATGATCCTGCTGGTCGTCTATGTCGGCGCGGTTGCAGTGCTCTTTCTGTTCGTGGTGATGATGCTGGACATCGACTTCACGGAATTGAGGGCAGGGGCTTCGAAACATGGTCCCCTGGCGGCCTTGATCGGTGCCATCGTTGCAGCTGAACTGATCTTCGTGATCGGCGGTTCGGTCATTTCGCCTGCGGCCAAGCAGGCGATCACCATGCCGATCCCGGCACTGGCGGACCGTCAGAACACGGCGGCGCTCGGCGATGTGCTCTATACCAATTATGTCTTCTTCTTCCAAATTGCCGGCCTTGTGCTGCTGGTGGCCATGATCGGCGCCATCGTGCTGACTCTGCGTCACCGCCAGCACATCAAGCGGCAGAATATCGCATACCAGGTTGCACGTGGACCAGCGACTGCCATCAAGGTGGTCAAGGTCAAGCCCGGCCAGGGCATCTGA
- the nuoI gene encoding NADH-quinone oxidoreductase subunit NuoI: MASVSQAVRSLFLKEFVNAFFLSMRYFFKQKATVNYPFEKGPVSPRFRGEHALRRYPNGEERCIACKLCEAICPAQAITIEAGPRRNDGTRRTVRYDIDMVKCIYCGFCQEACPVDAIVEGPNFEFSTESREELYFDKAKLLANGDRWEREIARNLAQDAPYR; this comes from the coding sequence ATGGCAAGTGTTTCCCAGGCTGTCCGCTCGCTGTTTCTGAAAGAGTTCGTCAACGCATTTTTCCTGTCGATGCGTTACTTTTTCAAGCAGAAGGCGACCGTGAACTATCCGTTTGAGAAAGGCCCCGTTAGCCCGCGCTTTCGCGGCGAGCATGCGTTGCGCCGCTATCCCAATGGCGAGGAACGTTGCATTGCCTGCAAATTATGCGAGGCGATCTGTCCGGCCCAGGCGATCACCATCGAAGCCGGCCCACGCCGCAACGATGGCACGCGCCGTACGGTTCGTTACGATATCGACATGGTAAAATGCATCTATTGCGGCTTCTGCCAGGAAGCCTGCCCGGTCGATGCGATCGTCGAAGGTCCGAATTTCGAATTCTCGACGGAATCACGCGAAGAACTCTATTTCGACAAGGCCAAGCTTTTGGCCAATGGAGATCGGTGGGAGCGGGAAATCGCGCGCAATCTTGCGCAGGATGCTCCCTACCGCTGA
- the nuoH gene encoding NADH-quinone oxidoreductase subunit NuoH, translated as MDSFVSTYVWPAAIMIGQSLLLLVCLLVFIAYILLADRKIWAAVQLRRGPNVVGPWGLFQSFADLLKFVFKEPIIPAGANKAVFLLAPLVAVTLALATWAVIPLNQGWVIANINVGILYVFAISSLEVYGIIMGGWASNSKYPFLGALRSAAQMVSYEVSIGFVIVTVLLCAGSLNLTDIVNSQNHGLGTMMGMPASLLDWHWLSLFPMFVIFFISALAETNRPPFDLPEAESELVAGFMVEYGSTPYMMFMLGEYAAIVLMCALTTILFLGGWLPPLDIAVLNWVPGIIWFILKATLVFFMFGITKAIVPRYRYDQLMRLGWKVFLPLSLAMVVIVAFVLKLGGWA; from the coding sequence ATGGACAGTTTCGTTTCTACCTATGTGTGGCCGGCGGCCATCATGATCGGCCAGTCCCTGCTGCTGCTGGTCTGCCTGCTGGTGTTCATTGCCTATATCCTGTTGGCAGACCGCAAGATCTGGGCGGCGGTGCAATTGCGCCGTGGTCCGAATGTGGTGGGTCCATGGGGGCTTTTCCAGTCTTTCGCCGACCTTTTGAAATTCGTGTTCAAGGAACCGATCATTCCGGCTGGCGCCAATAAAGCCGTTTTCCTGCTGGCTCCGCTTGTGGCCGTGACGCTTGCTCTGGCGACCTGGGCGGTTATTCCGCTCAACCAGGGCTGGGTGATTGCCAATATCAATGTCGGCATTCTCTATGTGTTTGCGATTTCCTCGCTGGAAGTCTACGGCATCATCATGGGGGGCTGGGCGTCCAACTCGAAATACCCATTCCTCGGTGCCCTGCGCTCTGCGGCTCAGATGGTCTCCTACGAAGTGTCGATCGGCTTCGTCATCGTCACGGTGCTGCTGTGTGCGGGATCTCTGAACCTCACCGACATCGTCAATTCCCAGAACCATGGTCTCGGCACGATGATGGGAATGCCGGCCTCGCTGCTGGACTGGCATTGGCTGTCGCTGTTTCCGATGTTTGTGATCTTCTTCATCTCGGCGCTGGCGGAAACCAATCGTCCTCCCTTTGACCTGCCTGAGGCTGAATCCGAACTGGTCGCCGGCTTCATGGTCGAATACGGCTCGACCCCTTACATGATGTTCATGCTGGGTGAGTATGCAGCCATCGTGCTGATGTGCGCCCTGACCACCATTCTGTTTCTGGGTGGCTGGCTGCCGCCGTTGGACATTGCCGTACTCAACTGGGTGCCGGGTATTATCTGGTTCATCCTCAAGGCGACGCTGGTGTTCTTCATGTTCGGCATCACCAAGGCGATCGTTCCGCGCTACCGTTATGACCAGTTGATGCGCCTGGGTTGGAAAGTGTTCCTGCCGCTGTCGCTGGCCATGGTGGTTATTGTTGCATTCGTGCTGAAGCTTGGGGGCTGGGCATGA
- the nuoG gene encoding NADH-quinone oxidoreductase subunit NuoG, whose amino-acid sequence MAKLKVDGKEIEVPDHFTLLQACEEAGAEVPRFCFHERLSVAGNCRMCLVEVKGGPPKPAASCAMGVRDIRGGPNGELPEVYTNTPMVKKAREGVMEFLLINHPLDCPICDQGGECDLQDQAMAFGIDSSRYGEDKRAVEDKYIGPLVKTVMNRCIHCTRCVRFTTEVAGIAELGLIGRGEDAEITTYLEQAMTSELQGNVVDLCPVGALTSKPFAFTARPWELGKTESVDVMDALGSAIRVDTRGREVMRVMPRVNDSINEEWISDKSRFIWDGLKTQRLDRPYVRRNGRLQPATWPEAFAEIKTAVSATNGSKIGAIAGDLASVEEMYALKELLTSLGSTSYDCRQDGTALDPVLGRSSYILNSTIEGIEDADALLLIGCNPRLEAAVMNARIRKRWRRGGFPIGVIGENADLRYDYSYLGAGSETLSDLVAGKNSFFDALKTAAKPLIIIGQGALTRGDGAAVLAQVAALAVAVGAVSESWNGFGVLHTAASRVGGLDLGFVPGQGGKTAAEMPGAMDVLFLLGADELDLSAKTAKLTVYIGSHGDNGAQNADVILPAAAYTEKSGTWVNTEGRVQLGNRAGFAPGEAREDWAVLRALSDVLGKKLPFDSLGQLRQKLYQAYPHFAALDEIAIGNPAQIDALAKKGGNMTQSGFASPIKDFYLTNPIARASAVMAECSALARNNFKAAAE is encoded by the coding sequence ATGGCAAAGCTGAAAGTCGACGGTAAGGAGATCGAGGTTCCCGATCATTTCACGCTGCTTCAGGCGTGCGAGGAAGCGGGTGCCGAAGTTCCGCGTTTTTGTTTCCACGAGCGGCTTTCGGTCGCTGGCAATTGCCGTATGTGCCTTGTCGAGGTGAAGGGCGGCCCGCCAAAGCCGGCAGCGTCCTGCGCCATGGGTGTGCGTGATATCCGCGGTGGCCCGAATGGCGAGTTACCGGAAGTCTATACCAATACGCCAATGGTCAAGAAGGCGCGTGAAGGGGTGATGGAGTTCCTCCTGATCAACCACCCGCTCGATTGTCCAATCTGTGACCAGGGCGGCGAATGCGACTTGCAGGACCAGGCCATGGCCTTCGGTATCGACAGTTCCCGCTATGGCGAGGACAAGCGCGCCGTCGAGGACAAATATATCGGGCCGCTGGTCAAGACGGTGATGAACCGTTGCATTCACTGCACGCGCTGCGTCCGCTTCACCACCGAAGTGGCCGGCATTGCCGAACTCGGCCTGATCGGTCGTGGCGAGGATGCCGAAATCACCACCTATCTCGAACAGGCAATGACCTCGGAATTGCAGGGCAATGTCGTTGATCTCTGCCCGGTCGGTGCGCTGACCTCCAAGCCCTTCGCCTTCACGGCCCGTCCGTGGGAATTGGGCAAGACCGAATCGGTCGATGTGATGGATGCGCTGGGTTCGGCGATCCGCGTCGATACGCGCGGTCGTGAAGTGATGCGTGTCATGCCGCGCGTCAATGACAGCATCAATGAAGAGTGGATTTCCGACAAGAGCCGCTTCATTTGGGACGGATTGAAGACCCAGCGTCTGGACCGGCCTTATGTGCGGCGCAATGGACGTCTCCAGCCAGCAACCTGGCCGGAAGCCTTTGCCGAGATCAAGACTGCCGTCTCGGCTACCAACGGCTCGAAGATCGGCGCGATTGCTGGTGATCTGGCGTCCGTCGAGGAAATGTATGCACTGAAGGAACTGCTGACTTCGCTTGGTTCCACCAGCTACGATTGTCGCCAGGACGGCACGGCGCTCGATCCTGTTCTTGGGCGTTCGTCCTATATCCTCAACTCGACCATCGAGGGTATCGAGGATGCCGACGCGCTGTTATTGATCGGTTGCAATCCGCGCCTTGAAGCGGCGGTCATGAATGCGCGTATCCGCAAGCGGTGGCGTCGTGGTGGCTTCCCGATCGGCGTAATCGGCGAAAACGCCGATCTGCGTTATGACTATAGCTATCTTGGTGCCGGTAGCGAGACGCTTTCCGATCTGGTAGCTGGCAAGAACAGCTTCTTTGATGCGTTGAAGACGGCTGCCAAGCCGTTGATCATCATTGGCCAGGGCGCCTTGACCCGTGGTGACGGCGCTGCCGTGCTGGCTCAGGTCGCTGCGCTTGCTGTTGCCGTCGGTGCTGTCAGCGAGAGCTGGAATGGCTTCGGTGTTCTGCATACCGCAGCGTCGCGCGTCGGTGGCCTCGATCTCGGTTTCGTGCCGGGGCAGGGGGGCAAGACGGCAGCAGAAATGCCTGGTGCAATGGATGTCCTCTTCCTGCTCGGCGCCGATGAACTGGATCTGTCGGCCAAGACCGCAAAGCTGACTGTCTATATTGGTTCGCATGGCGATAACGGCGCCCAGAATGCCGATGTTATCTTGCCGGCTGCCGCCTATACGGAAAAGTCGGGCACTTGGGTGAATACGGAAGGTCGCGTCCAGCTCGGCAATCGCGCTGGTTTCGCGCCGGGTGAGGCTCGCGAAGACTGGGCTGTGCTGCGCGCGCTTTCGGACGTGCTCGGCAAGAAGCTGCCGTTCGATTCGCTTGGCCAACTGCGACAGAAGCTCTATCAGGCCTATCCGCATTTTGCCGCGCTTGACGAGATTGCCATAGGCAATCCGGCGCAAATCGACGCCTTGGCGAAAAAAGGCGGGAACATGACCCAATCCGGGTTTGCGTCTCCGATCAAAGACTTCTATTTGACAAACCCGATTGCACGCGCGTCTGCGGTGATGGCCGAGTGTTCGGCACTGGCCCGCAATAATTTCAAGGCTGCGGCAGAGTAA
- a CDS encoding 5' DNA nuclease, which yields MVEASKRTGTDASAKPADTSRGAEMAGSSLHALMANPMAAFAAATVLGFGFATQMTGVMLGSMQTMMDKPTRRTKDDVPEDKADHQVAAASVSEVNLKPETQLQPVDAPVSDAVVQPKVAPARRPVAKTKSKPQAAKPVKSPAVRSAKKPTVAPVTPVEEPEVKAAPVAVKPARRRGKKVDLKAIGGVGPKVQEMLSKLGVHGLDDIATWTPEDAARIDAELGLDGRILRDDWIGQARKLTGA from the coding sequence ATGGTTGAGGCTTCGAAACGGACGGGAACGGATGCATCGGCAAAGCCGGCTGACACCAGCCGCGGTGCTGAGATGGCCGGATCGTCGCTGCATGCTCTGATGGCCAATCCGATGGCTGCCTTTGCGGCTGCCACGGTGCTTGGTTTCGGTTTTGCCACCCAGATGACCGGTGTGATGCTCGGTTCCATGCAAACAATGATGGACAAGCCTACCCGTCGGACGAAGGACGATGTGCCGGAAGATAAAGCTGATCATCAGGTTGCTGCCGCATCCGTTTCAGAGGTCAATTTGAAGCCTGAAACGCAGCTGCAGCCAGTCGATGCTCCGGTTTCGGATGCAGTGGTTCAGCCCAAAGTAGCACCCGCACGCCGTCCAGTCGCAAAAACCAAGAGCAAGCCGCAGGCTGCCAAGCCGGTAAAAAGCCCGGCAGTGCGTTCGGCCAAAAAGCCGACAGTCGCGCCTGTGACACCTGTAGAGGAGCCCGAAGTGAAGGCGGCGCCTGTTGCCGTCAAGCCCGCCCGGCGGCGCGGCAAGAAGGTTGATCTTAAGGCAATCGGCGGTGTCGGGCCGAAGGTTCAGGAAATGCTCAGTAAACTGGGTGTTCATGGCCTTGATGATATCGCCACCTGGACCCCCGAAGATGCGGCACGGATTGATGCGGAGCTTGGTCTTGACGGTCGCATCCTGCGTGATGACTGGATCGGACAGGCCCGCAAGCTGACCGGTGCTTGA
- the nuoF gene encoding NADH-quinone oxidoreductase subunit NuoF, producing the protein MLQDKDRIFTNIYGLKDKSLKGAMSRGHWDGTKQILEKGRDWIINEMKASGLRGRGGAGFPTGLKWSFMPKESDGRPHYLVVNADESEPGTCKDREIMRHDPHTLLEGCVIAGFAMGAHAAYIYVRGEYMREREALQAAIDECYEYGLLGKNNKLGWDYDIYVHHGAGAYICGEETALLESLEGKKGQPRLKPPFPANMGLYGCPTTVNNVESIAVAPTILRRGAGWFSSFGRPNNVGTKLFMISGHVNKPCTVEETMGITFRELIERHAGGIRGGWDNLLAVIPGGASCPVVKAEDIIDVPMDFDGLRDVKSSFGTAAIIVMDKSTDIIKAIARLSQFFKHESCGQCTPCREGTGWMWRVMERMVKGNAQKREIDMLFQVTKQIEGHTICALGDAAAWPIQGLIRNFRPEIEARIDDYTRKAMDHGAVMEAAE; encoded by the coding sequence ATGTTACAGGATAAGGACCGCATTTTCACCAATATCTACGGCCTCAAGGATAAGTCCCTGAAAGGCGCGATGAGCCGCGGCCACTGGGACGGGACCAAGCAGATCCTGGAAAAGGGGCGCGACTGGATCATCAATGAAATGAAGGCCTCCGGTCTTCGCGGTCGTGGCGGTGCAGGCTTTCCAACTGGTCTGAAGTGGTCCTTCATGCCGAAGGAAAGCGACGGTCGCCCGCATTATCTGGTCGTCAATGCCGATGAGTCCGAACCCGGCACCTGCAAAGACCGGGAAATCATGCGCCATGATCCGCATACGCTGCTGGAAGGCTGTGTCATCGCCGGTTTCGCCATGGGCGCCCACGCCGCCTATATTTATGTGCGCGGCGAATACATGCGCGAACGCGAAGCGCTTCAGGCGGCAATCGACGAGTGCTACGAATACGGATTGCTGGGCAAAAACAACAAGCTCGGCTGGGATTATGACATTTACGTTCACCACGGCGCAGGGGCCTATATCTGCGGCGAGGAAACGGCTCTGCTCGAAAGCCTTGAAGGCAAGAAGGGCCAGCCACGCCTGAAGCCGCCGTTCCCGGCCAATATGGGTCTCTATGGCTGCCCGACGACGGTCAACAATGTCGAATCGATCGCGGTTGCGCCGACCATCCTGCGTCGTGGCGCTGGCTGGTTCTCGTCCTTTGGCCGCCCGAACAATGTTGGCACCAAGCTGTTCATGATCTCCGGTCATGTCAACAAGCCCTGCACGGTTGAAGAGACCATGGGGATCACGTTCCGCGAACTGATCGAGCGGCATGCCGGCGGCATTCGCGGCGGTTGGGACAATCTTCTGGCTGTCATTCCCGGCGGTGCGTCCTGTCCGGTGGTCAAGGCGGAAGATATTATTGACGTCCCCATGGATTTCGATGGGCTGCGTGATGTGAAATCCTCGTTCGGTACCGCAGCGATTATCGTCATGGATAAGTCCACCGATATCATCAAGGCGATTGCCCGGCTGTCGCAGTTCTTCAAGCATGAGAGCTGCGGCCAATGCACGCCGTGCCGTGAAGGGACCGGCTGGATGTGGCGGGTGATGGAACGCATGGTGAAGGGCAATGCCCAGAAGCGCGAAATCGACATGCTGTTCCAGGTCACCAAGCAGATCGAAGGTCATACGATCTGCGCGCTTGGCGATGCGGCTGCTTGGCCGATCCAGGGTCTGATCCGTAATTTCCGGCCTGAGATCGAGGCCAGGATTGATGACTATACCCGCAAGGCCATGGACCATGGCGCGGTCATGGAAGCGGCTGAGTAA